A DNA window from Corynebacterium ciconiae DSM 44920 contains the following coding sequences:
- a CDS encoding dihydrofolate reductase, giving the protein MIGAIWAQSLDGVIGDGRDMPWHIPEDLAHFKEITSGHPVLMGRATWESLPPAVRPLPGRRNLVVSTRAPGQWSTGAEVLPDLHTLPECDTLWVMGGGSIYQAVLDRCERVEITLIDATLAPTLGAAAVYAPALPEDFELCSDSGWRDSSGGWRYCFRSYQRTAAAIDAP; this is encoded by the coding sequence ATGATCGGCGCTATCTGGGCGCAGTCCCTTGACGGGGTCATCGGCGACGGCCGCGATATGCCCTGGCATATTCCCGAGGATCTCGCCCATTTCAAAGAGATCACCTCTGGCCATCCTGTGCTCATGGGGCGCGCAACCTGGGAGTCCCTGCCGCCCGCGGTGCGCCCCCTGCCGGGCCGGCGCAACCTAGTGGTTTCCACCCGCGCGCCCGGACAGTGGTCCACTGGCGCCGAGGTGCTGCCCGATCTACACACCCTGCCCGAGTGCGACACCCTGTGGGTAATGGGCGGCGGCAGCATCTATCAGGCTGTGCTCGATCGCTGTGAGCGGGTTGAGATCACGCTTATCGACGCCACCCTCGCCCCCACACTCGGCGCTGCCGCGGTGTACGCCCCCGCGCTGCCCGAGGACTTCGAGTTGTGCTCGGACAGCGGCTGGCGTGACTCCTCTGGCGGCTGGCGCTACTGCTTCCGCAGCTATCAGCGGACTGCAGCCGCAATAGATGCCCCATGA
- a CDS encoding thymidylate synthase: protein MSIETPYEDLLRTILEQGTVKDDRTGTGTISLFAQQMRFNLAESFPLITTKKVHMKSIIGELLWFLRGDSNVGFLHEHGVSIWDEWADENGDLGPIYGVQWRSWPTPHGGHIDQIAQAVDTLRTNPDSRRTIVSAWNVSELEAMALPPCHLLFQLYVADGRLSCQLYQRSADMFLGVPFNIASYSLLTHMFAQQAGLEVGEFVWTGGDCHIYSNHVEQVRTQLEREPRPYPQLQLRKAESMFDYDFSDIEIIGYDPHPAIRGQVAV, encoded by the coding sequence ATGAGTATCGAGACGCCTTATGAAGATCTTCTCCGCACCATTCTCGAGCAGGGCACCGTCAAGGATGACCGTACCGGCACCGGAACCATCAGCCTGTTTGCCCAGCAGATGCGGTTTAATCTCGCGGAGTCTTTCCCGCTGATCACCACCAAAAAGGTGCACATGAAATCGATCATTGGTGAGCTGTTGTGGTTTTTGCGCGGCGATTCCAATGTGGGTTTCTTGCACGAGCACGGCGTGAGCATTTGGGACGAGTGGGCGGATGAAAATGGCGATCTCGGCCCGATCTACGGTGTGCAGTGGCGCAGCTGGCCCACACCCCACGGCGGGCACATTGATCAGATTGCCCAAGCCGTAGACACCTTGCGTACCAACCCGGATTCCCGCCGCACCATTGTGAGCGCTTGGAATGTCTCCGAATTAGAAGCCATGGCCCTTCCGCCCTGCCATTTGCTTTTCCAGCTCTATGTTGCAGATGGTCGGCTCTCCTGCCAGCTTTATCAGCGCAGCGCCGATATGTTCCTCGGTGTGCCCTTCAACATCGCTTCCTACTCCCTGCTCACCCACATGTTCGCGCAGCAGGCAGGCCTCGAAGTGGGCGAGTTTGTGTGGACCGGCGGCGATTGCCATATCTATTCCAACCACGTCGAGCAGGTTCGCACCCAGCTTGAGCGCGAGCCCCGCCCCTACCCGCAGCTTCAGCTGCGCAAGGCAGAGTCCATGTTTGACTACGACTTCTCCGATATCGAGATCATCGGCTACGACCCGCACCCAGCCATTCGTGGCCAGGTGGCGGTATAG